From the genome of Cydia amplana chromosome 24, ilCydAmpl1.1, whole genome shotgun sequence:
aaatcgtattaagccTTCTTTATTGCgcttataatttttgtttttgacgATGCAAAATGCTGATTCAGCcattaactaggtaggtataatttataatttgtatatattttgatgcatgaaattaaaaattattgtaaatatacaATGACATAACTACCATTAGGTAATCGCACTTTTGCAtgttctaatttaatttttattttattttattattattatctttttttttttttagttcagtATTAAGTAGTAATGTATTAATTTTCCAAATTGTAATGTATTAATTCTTATTTAGACATTGACGATGCAAAAGCGATCCAATGGatcctacttgaataaagttatttttatcttttatctttatctttaaattgaatacaaaataaaattggccaagagcatgtcgggccatgctcagtgtagggttccgtagttaccattTTGTCAGAATAATAGGCTAATCGGGGGCTATTAGTAAGTATCATGTACATTACAAGCAAAGGGGAGTACTTTCACAGCGCTTTATACGAATTTTTACTAAGAAGAGCAGACTTTTTGTAATTACCCAAAAACGGCTAAAGTGATCATGTTCGCTATAGTTGTCTTTCTTAAGCTACGTTTCTACgacttttttcatatttttttgaccCATGGTTCAAATGTTAGAGGGGGCACAATCTTTtttctttcggagcgattatatccgaaaatattcactttaaatttaaaaatgtttgtTGAAGACCCCTAATCGTACGACTTTGTCGGATTTATTGATTTACAcatccatgccaaatttcagctttctagcactaaggATCACTGAGCAAAtcctcggacagacagacagacggacatggcgaaattaTACATCCATATATATGCATGTATTACTATTCGACACAATGTATAttctttagaataaaataaaataaataaataaaaattataagggTTCccggttaacccgtgcgaagccggggcgggtcgctagcacTAAATAAGataggtattagttttagtattttattacttacaatttacaatacATTAATTACGTATTGAATTTGTGGTCTTTGTGGAACATACTCGTAGTTTGTGGCACTGGACTGTAGTTATGTGGGTTCACCTACATACATCTATATAAAGGTACATTGTCTGTTTCTAAAGTTAACCTAGTATCACATTACAAAACGCGTTGTTAATAAGAAGTatcttaagccccgtctccatatcgcgcggcaaaccattgaacattggctcgcgaaaccgcgcgcaatggatatcgggcgcatcgagttggctcgcgcggcagcccggtatccattgcgcgcggctgccgcgcgagccaatgttcgatggtttgccgcgcgatatggagacggggctctACGCTTATAAAACTACAAGTACAGTACACAGATTACATGACTCACGTATTATCTTACTGCAAACAGCATGCACATATTATATATGTACGGTGTGTATTTTTATACCACGATGGCAAATAAAAGTGCAATCGTAACTGTATTGCTGTTGCATGTTGCATCGTTACTGCTGCAGCAAATTAAGGGGGGTCACTtaactctgcagcttactgtacatgtACATCATAATCTTTCCCGATAAAAAAACGACTAAAATAATGTTGAACCTCGACTCTTTTTTGTAAAATGATAACCTTTTATCAGTGTTATAAttgcaagcttttatttaacttgcaatgtgtGTATAGAGCTACAGCTCTGCTATTTCTGTACGTGTGTAACATGTATGTTTATCTGTCTGTTCCAGCATGTCACATATGCGTATGTGTAAAAACAACTAAAACTAACAATTCAATAACAAATGCAAAATTTGTCTCGTTGTGTCTATTTTCATATCTACTATTTACAATCCTGCACCAAACAAACtgtctctgtttagcccaatggttgacttgtagagaatgcctcaaggcgttaagtccgccatcTGTACTctttgtgtaaatttgtgcaagaaagtataattatataaataaatttgttaTCCCGAGCACGCACTACCGTCCGCTCAATGCTCCGTTCGGAGAAGGATGTCTGTATGTGTGTAACATGtatgtctgcctgtctgttccAGCATGGCACATGCGCATGACGAGGACTACGAAGACAGGTACTACTCGTCGGGCCGTGACAGCGATGACAGCCCCATCTTGTATAACAGGTAAACATAAACGTATTCACATCAATAGTGATGAATAATTACTTCAATAATTATTGAAGTGATAATGATGAAACAAATAACAGTATTATTGACAAAACTGTTGAACAAGGTATTATAACTATCTGTGTATCACAGTACTTAATCCTGACGAAAATAGAGTatgattaaattaaacaaaacaacCTCTATAGTAAAAAAACTTTTACAACGATGGTATTATGTGACaatgattttattaatataattataaattacggatgacatgatgattatgattttgTGAATATAAATGACGCAGCGGACAATAACAATGGCGGTGATAAAAATGATGAAAcaagaaataaattagaaatGTATTTACACGAAATTTGTTGATTTAAATGACAAACGTAATGATAGCAGTGACTTTAGTGTGACAATGACGGATAACATGACAATGCATGACAATCATTTTGCTGATATACTCGTAGATGTCGAACCGAACGTGATGACATTGACTTACTGATACAAATAACAGATAATAGAGATGACACTCATTgcgttattacaaaatatgaaCCCGATAGTGACAATAACGCTCATAATGGAACAGACAAGGGTATTTATGAGGAAATAACCGCGCAGGTACGCAACCCGCGTGGAGCGCTCTCCGTCGCCGGAGCCGCGCACGCGCCGGTCGACGGTCACCGCCCTGGCCAAGTTCTTCCTCTTCTGCACGGCCATGATCATGTTCTGTGTCCTGCTCTACATACCCGTCTATAATAAGGCCAACGATCAAATGTTTAAAGGTCAGTATTGatagttttattatgttgtccctgtcacacgatgttatataacatttaataacaGCCAATGTGGGGTCAGCATGAAAagtagtatagtttttttttgttcctatttactgacaaattagtttgaccaaactatattttgaaaatttcatTCTATCGTTTGTGTTTCAGGTGCTGCTGTCGCCGGCTGGTCCATTAATACAAACCGCGACACTAAAATATACGTACAACCGAACAACGTGACCACCATACACGAACCCAAACACATATGCCCCCCACACACTAGAGACAAAAAGAACAACCTATTCCTTCTCATCATAGTCTGCTCCTCCACCGCACACTTTGACAGAAGAATAGCCATAAGAGAAACCTGGGGGCATTACaaaacatatttacaattaTCTAAAATTTATAACGAAGCTAGGGAAAAGTATaaagattataattatacttacgaTTTGTATCCAATAGATAGTCATATTAATAGTAGTGCTAAAACTAAAAGAGATATCAGCAGCTTCAAACATTTGCTGCCAGAATTAGCTAAGGCTCTTCAAAATGATCTTAATGATAATAAGATTGAAGAGAAAACAGAAGTACCTGAGGAAAAGAGATTCGAAGATGATGTTATGCTACCTGAATTTGATATGAATAAAGAATTAGGTGAGGATAACGATTATAATTACGATTACGAGAGCAACGTTATGAAAATACCTCCAAAAGGTTACGAAGATAATACTAATTTAGATAAAGTTCTTAATATGTTAAGGAAAGATAAGCATTTTCTTAAAGAAGATGATAGTAAAGTTAAAGAAGACTTTAAAATAGAGGGAGAGCCAGATTTCAAACTCTTGTTCCTTCTTGGTTTGCCGAGTAATGAGAATGATACAGAAGTACAGAATAAGATAGAAGAAGAAGTCCAGAAGTACGGAGATGTTTTGCAGGAGGGCTTCATTGATTCATATAACAATCTTACTTTGAAATCTATAATGATGTTGAAGTGGGTTACAAATAAGTGCAATGAAAGTGGTGAGTACCTACCTGACTACAATATTTAATATCCCGATTTTCTTGTTATAATTTGTGATGTTCGTCCGTTTCTATTTTCATGCTGCAGATTAGCTCAGAAAAACTTAGTAAAATAGCCCATTTGCTGAtacgatattttatttgttgttgttttttgtaTCGTATGAAGGTACGAATCCCTCCACTACGCGAGGTTCGATACGCACTtggtcagttttatttatttatacaatcaGTGGTAAAATCCGGCTAAAAACGTTGATGGCCTAGCGGCGACTTTAAATCCGAAGGCCGCGGGTTCGAACTCCGGCTGGTAACGtaacttatgtatgaaatatcattttatattccCTCTCGCTTTTAGGTGAagtaaaacatcgtgaggagacCGAACTTATCCCTTCTGGGTTGTAAAATTGCCAATTCTTATCATTAGGATGCCTAGGCTCCTCAAGTGAGCCGTGATAAAATGCTAGGAAGATTAAAACTTGTATAAAAATCTTTTCTTTGGGATAACTTTAGGAAAATGAAGATGGAATGATGATGTTGGAAATGAATGAGTCGGCGATACAAAGCTTGTTTTTTATGTACAATATAATTTtgagaataaaattatttatttcccaGTCCGCTACATCCTAAAGACAGACGACGACATGTACATCAACGTGCCTGCGCTTGTGACGAACCTGCGAAACCGTTCGCGCGACCACGACCTCAAGCACCCGAACAGCAAAGAGTACCTGCTTATTGGGGACCTCATATGTGGTGCTAGGCCGGTCGCTGATAAGCACAATAAGTGGTGAGTTGACCGTTTTACACTAATTTCTTCCCACATCATGTTATCATTAAAGATAACCCCAAACGGTTTTATCTACGCATGGAACGTGATGCGATCCTCAACAATCATAGgcttgaaaatggagactaGGTTATGATTGCTTAAATACCTGAATACTAAGGAGTACCTGCTTATAGGGTATCATATGTGGCGCTGGGCCGGTCGCTGAGTAGAGAAGCATATTAAGTGATGAGTTTATATGTTAGGTATACATACTAGTATTTTTCCATGTATTGGTTCCTAATTTCAACCCGAGTACCTTTTTAATAAGAGCATGATAATTCCTCGAACAGCACGCAACTTAGTTGTAGAGTTTCCCCAAATTATAATTCCGTATCGAAGGACACATGCGACATAGCCGTGATCAGGATTGTTGATTCATTTGTTTTTCTAATTTTCTTAGGACTACGACAAATCGTGTTAGATTGCTACAAACGTTTGTTACTTGCTGTCTCAGTTAAAATCTATTAATCTTATTGATACCCAGAAAAATGTACCCCATCACAATAATTTATGAATTATCATTTACAGTGAAATAATTAGCGAGGCTCGTTGCATTTTCCATTTAGTTAACCGTATGTACCCTTATTCACTGTAATTATTAATAAACAGattatgaatataatttattcaatcCGGTTTCAATTAGCGGAAGTTCATATCAGCTAACTTAACAACATCGTTTGTGTTAAATATAAATTGCATTAACATTTTTTATCACAGTTTCAAATGGCATAGGTATGAATTAAATTATCGGTGACAAGTTGGTTGCTAATGGTTGCCCACTGAAATTCGTGTATAAaaaatcatattattattatttgtaacgCATATTTTAAACGGATATTAATAAGCTAAAGAAGGAACCGACTAAAGAAGACATTCAAATTAAGAAGAAAAAATTCGtgttaaacacacaaataaattattttaaagagATTAGAACCCGGGATCCcatgcttcgtaggcagggtcactgccGTCAAGGCTAAAAGGCCGTAGTTTGGAGAGGCCTACTGTAACCCAACCAAAAAATAAACGAATGCAACATTTACAGGTACAGCCCTCGCTACATGTACTCAGGACGCGTGTACCCTCGCTACCTGTCGGGTACTGGGTACGCGTTGTCCGCACCCACCGCCTCTGCTCTATACCGAGCCGCCTTACACCAGACCTACTTCCATCTAGAAGATATTTACATTACTGGTGAGTGCTATAAACAAAAATGGGCTCAACATGGATCCCTGGGGCACTCCTAGTTTAATAGCAGCTGATTTGGACTGGGTGTCATTTATCACtaaaatttgtgtatatttactaatattGCTAGAAATTAGGTTAATAACAGATTCAGATATTCCGTTATATTTAAGCTTCAATTTTAAAGTCAGGTGCTCAGGACATTCCAACGCTTTTGACCAGTCACAGACGATTCCTAGATATTTCCTAATTGGTTGATATCAGTTTCATTTTTCCAcaacctaaaggttgtctggaagagattgctctttagcgataaggccgcctgttgtttacttcTGTCTTCAtgtaaggcccagccatacaaacgaaacatccaaaatttgtcagtaaaattTGAACCTagattgtaggaaatagagatttcgcgttgtttgaaaattgaacgaaacaaagtaaaagcgactctgttccaattgaacatggtttaaattacatcgaactgaatagttACTACATTACCATGGGCCTTAGgagtataaataattaatacttaatttgtattgtattgtaatgttATTAAAGCATACACGATGAAGTCCCATTTTCAGTTCACCCTCTTGAGACCCAGATGATGAGAATAGTGGTTTTCTTTTGAGTTTGGACTTTTTTAGTTTCTCTATAAAAGTACAATATATGGagatgtacaaaaaaaaattaggtcAAAAGGTTATATTATAATGAATCCTGCTAGATCGAAAACCCTGTGTTGCAGGCATGTGCGCGTTGCGTGCGACGCCTGTGATCCAGCCGCGGGACGACGCCATGTTTTCCTACCAGCTGCTAggcgccggcgcgcgcgcaACCTGCGCCGCGCACGCGCGCGTCACCGCGCACCGCGTGCCGCCCGCCAAGCTGCATGCCATACAGCGCCGGCTGCAGAGCCCCGGCAAGGTTGATCAGTGAGTCACTTATCattaacaataaatatatatgtcggagcgagacaccagaaagacgtattgcagcattacagttcatagttagacgcctgtataaaatcgattagcaatgtttggcgtattgttgaactaaatgacaggtagaaggctttggaacgtcaagatgacgtagtatcttgagtgaacgtaggcacgagcaggcatttttgtcgttatgttggtagactggtcaggcaggtttaccaacttgaattggaggcgggagcggttggctccgccgctggaactggcttccttcttcttgatcggaccgcgctagagatcggacgttagccaagctcgtgcctaattcgctacgttcctgaaggcttacacctgaaggattattctgaaagcttatagattctcacgttgtttaaccgtttagctaagtgttttattccaagtgttattttgatttcttatgtgccattagaagcttacttttgtaaaataaagaaactatgtgttgttttgaaaagatgtgtcccgccgagtttgttgccgtgttaaatcttctcgggtcagcggcgtagggttggagccggtgtagtttgacttgaataaagatttgaacggatttatgcgatctttttatttttaaaataaatccttttaaaactaaatagcaattagttctttttatcgcttagtcctaaaatatggtaggcactagtatggttaacaagtccgaatgtttatttcatgcgtttgtagcatacctattattttggctgtgaagtaatacatctaggtactacccccacgcgcccaccgccatcgggaccatccttcgccgtcatatatatatatgtatat
Proteins encoded in this window:
- the LOC134659134 gene encoding uncharacterized protein LOC134659134 isoform X1 gives rise to the protein MAHAHDEDYEDRYYSSGRDSDDSPILYNRYATRVERSPSPEPRTRRSTVTALAKFFLFCTAMIMFCVLLYIPVYNKANDQMFKGAAVAGWSINTNRDTKIYVQPNNVTTIHEPKHICPPHTRDKKNNLFLLIIVCSSTAHFDRRIAIRETWGHYKTYLQLSKIYNEAREKYKDYNYTYDLYPIDSHINSSAKTKRDISSFKHLLPELAKALQNDLNDNKIEEKTEVPEEKRFEDDVMLPEFDMNKELGEDNDYNYDYESNVMKIPPKGYEDNTNLDKVLNMLRKDKHFLKEDDSKVKEDFKIEGEPDFKLLFLLGLPSNENDTEVQNKIEEEVQKYGDVLQEGFIDSYNNLTLKSIMMLKWVTNKCNESVRYILKTDDDMYINVPALVTNLRNRSRDHDLKHPNSKEYLLIGDLICGARPVADKHNKWYSPRYMYSGRVYPRYLSGTGYALSAPTASALYRAALHQTYFHLEDIYITGMCALRATPVIQPRDDAMFSYQLLGAGARATCAAHARVTAHRVPPAKLHAIQRRLQSPGKVDQCERLRLTQVRRDRMRPKTRPKGKRLTKIPPRL
- the LOC134659134 gene encoding uncharacterized protein LOC134659134 isoform X2; amino-acid sequence: MAHAHDEDYEDRYYSSGRDSDDSPILYNRYATRVERSPSPEPRTRRSTVTALAKFFLFCTAMIMFCVLLYIPVYNKANDQMFKGAAVAGWSINTNRDTKIYVQPNNVTTIHEPKHICPPHTRDKKNNLFLLIIVCSSTAHFDRRIAIRETWGHYKTYLQLSKIYNEAREKYKDYNYTYDLYPIDSHINSSAKTKRDISSFKHLLPELAKALQNDLNDNKIEEKTEVPEEKRFEDDVMLPEFDMNKELGEDNDYNYDYESNVMKIPPKGYEDNTNLDKVLNMLRKDKHFLKEDDSKVKEDFKIEGEPDFKLLFLLGLPSNENDTEVQNKIEEEVQKYGDVLQEGFIDSYNNLTLKSIMMLKWVTNKCNESVRYILKTDDDMYINVPALVTNLRNRSRDHDLKHPNSKEYLLIGDLICGARPVADKHNKWYSPRYMYSGRVYPRYLSGTGYALSAPTASALYRAALHQTYFHLEDIYITGMCALRATPVIQPRDDAMFSYQLLGAGARATCAAHARVTAHRVPPAKLHAIQRRLQSPGKVDQCERLRLTQMKEPQHKLYVLYKYIKMLVSPEC